A part of Paenibacillus donghaensis genomic DNA contains:
- a CDS encoding MotE family protein: protein MAKNDMEIENEESAGKFERFLFLMIPIIFLLVMLGVLLTLFNMDIRNNVLEVANKIPFIEKWVPDPPADPSAAPDEDSDPSEAQQESSDKTIKQLKEQIEEEKAAVAKANEVNVAQAEQVENLKKDIAELKEEAEAVAATEETEDPYEKQVSDLAKLYGGMKASKAAPIMENLTTEEMVQIFSAMNNASKTAILEKMDPKKAAEVSVKLKETVSSTDMAIAALQSRLKQEATAAAPAATTSLDKEKLSQTFAAMPATEAASLLTEMYKLSSDKVISILTGVSDSVRSSILAEMTKKNAVQTAKIANRLVSSK from the coding sequence GTGGCTAAAAATGATATGGAAATAGAGAATGAAGAGTCAGCAGGCAAATTTGAACGATTCCTGTTCTTGATGATACCGATTATCTTTTTGCTTGTTATGCTTGGAGTGCTGCTCACGCTGTTCAATATGGATATCCGCAACAATGTGCTTGAGGTAGCTAATAAGATCCCGTTCATAGAAAAATGGGTGCCTGATCCCCCTGCGGACCCGTCGGCAGCTCCGGACGAAGATTCAGATCCATCCGAAGCGCAGCAGGAAAGCTCGGATAAGACAATCAAGCAGCTGAAAGAGCAAATTGAAGAAGAAAAGGCTGCCGTGGCCAAGGCCAATGAAGTTAATGTCGCACAGGCTGAGCAGGTAGAAAATCTCAAGAAAGATATTGCGGAGCTGAAGGAAGAGGCCGAAGCCGTGGCCGCTACGGAGGAAACGGAAGATCCTTATGAGAAACAGGTGTCCGACCTGGCCAAGCTCTACGGCGGTATGAAGGCGTCCAAGGCAGCACCGATTATGGAGAATCTGACCACGGAAGAGATGGTTCAAATCTTCAGCGCCATGAACAATGCCAGTAAAACAGCCATTCTGGAGAAGATGGATCCTAAAAAAGCTGCGGAAGTATCGGTTAAGCTAAAGGAAACCGTCTCTTCGACCGATATGGCTATTGCAGCCCTTCAATCCCGATTGAAGCAAGAGGCTACCGCGGCTGCTCCTGCGGCAACGACCAGCCTTGACAAGGAGAAACTCAGCCAGACATTTGCAGCGATGCCTGCCACTGAAGCAGCTTCTCTGCTGACAGAAATGTACAAGCTGAGTTCAGACAAGGTAATTTCGATTCTAACAGGCGTCAGCGATAGTGTCCGCTCTTCCATTCTGGCGGAAATGACCAAAAAAAATGCTGTGCAGACAGCTAAGATTGCGAACCGGCTGGTCAGCAGCAAGTAG
- the fliJ gene encoding flagellar export protein FliJ, whose protein sequence is MRFHYTFQKVVDLKGNEKTQAEWMLSGALVELQAQERSLEELTSQRQMTMEALQAAAEHRTPLSKIREMQEYVDFLDICIARKHMDISRAQQEVQIKQDQLSTKVLDEKVWLKAKDKAQTLFQQNMILREQNELDEMATVRFAMKSL, encoded by the coding sequence ATGAGGTTTCATTATACTTTCCAAAAGGTTGTCGATTTGAAGGGCAATGAAAAGACGCAGGCAGAATGGATGCTTTCAGGTGCCCTTGTCGAATTGCAAGCTCAGGAAAGAAGCCTTGAAGAATTAACTTCGCAGCGGCAGATGACCATGGAAGCTTTGCAGGCGGCAGCCGAGCATAGAACGCCGCTCTCCAAAATCCGTGAAATGCAGGAATATGTGGATTTTCTGGATATATGTATTGCCCGCAAGCATATGGACATCAGCCGTGCTCAACAAGAGGTGCAGATCAAGCAGGACCAGCTCAGCACTAAGGTGCTGGACGAGAAAGTATGGCTGAAGGCGAAGGACAAGGCGCAAACCTTGTTCCAGCAAAATATGATTTTACGGGAACAAAACGAACTGGATGAGATGGCTACCGTCCGCTTCGCGATGAAATCCCTCTAA
- the fliI gene encoding flagellar protein export ATPase FliI, translated as MLDSRRYKEQLSNFDPVRINGKVTQVIGLMVESEGPDASIGDVCYIYPTKGNKPLQAEVVGFRDNKVLLMPLGELQAIGPGCDVVGTGKPLSVQVGSELLGKILDGLGQPLDGSLIPARMPHSSTFNIPSNPLNRPRVLEPISIGVRAIDGLLTIGKGQRVGIFAGSGVGKSTLMGMIARNTSADVNVIALIGERGREVLDFIERDLGPEGLQRSVVIVATSDQPALIRIKGALIATTIAEYFRDRGLNVMLMMDSVTRYAMAQREVGLAVGEPPAMRGYTPSVFASLPKLLERAGTGPTGSITAFYTVLVDGDDMNEPIADAVRGILDGHIVLNRNIANKGHFPAIDVLSSISRVMKDIAPKEQIAAAENIKRLMAVYKDSEDLINIGAYQRGSNAQIDESIHYIDSIWDFTKQKVDEKVTLAEVQESLISQFSRS; from the coding sequence ATGCTTGACAGCCGGCGTTATAAAGAGCAGTTGAGCAACTTCGATCCGGTACGCATCAACGGAAAGGTTACACAGGTTATCGGTCTGATGGTTGAATCGGAAGGGCCGGATGCCAGCATAGGGGATGTATGTTATATCTACCCTACCAAGGGCAATAAGCCGTTGCAGGCCGAGGTAGTAGGCTTCCGGGACAATAAGGTTCTGCTGATGCCGCTCGGTGAGCTGCAGGCGATTGGACCGGGTTGTGATGTGGTGGGAACCGGCAAACCGCTGAGTGTTCAGGTAGGTTCAGAACTGCTGGGCAAAATACTAGATGGTCTGGGACAGCCGCTGGACGGCTCTCTGATCCCGGCCCGGATGCCGCATAGCTCGACCTTTAATATTCCCTCCAACCCGCTTAACCGTCCGAGAGTGCTGGAACCGATCAGCATTGGCGTAAGAGCGATTGACGGACTGCTTACCATAGGCAAAGGGCAGCGGGTTGGGATCTTCGCCGGCTCAGGGGTTGGCAAAAGCACCTTGATGGGCATGATTGCCCGCAATACATCGGCTGATGTCAATGTGATAGCGCTGATTGGCGAGCGTGGTCGTGAGGTGCTGGATTTCATCGAACGTGATCTGGGACCTGAAGGCTTGCAGCGTTCAGTAGTCATTGTAGCTACCTCTGACCAGCCGGCCTTGATCCGAATCAAGGGCGCCTTGATTGCTACCACGATCGCGGAATATTTCCGTGACCGTGGCCTCAATGTGATGCTGATGATGGACTCAGTTACCCGCTATGCGATGGCACAGCGTGAGGTAGGACTGGCGGTTGGCGAACCGCCGGCGATGAGAGGGTATACGCCTTCCGTATTCGCCAGCTTGCCCAAACTGCTGGAACGGGCAGGGACCGGTCCAACCGGTTCGATTACAGCCTTTTACACTGTGCTGGTGGATGGGGATGACATGAACGAGCCTATTGCGGATGCTGTGCGCGGTATCCTCGACGGTCATATCGTGCTCAACCGCAACATAGCCAACAAAGGCCATTTCCCGGCGATTGATGTGCTCTCCAGCATCAGTCGTGTGATGAAGGATATTGCTCCTAAAGAGCAGATTGCGGCCGCCGAGAACATCAAACGGCTGATGGCCGTGTACAAGGATTCAGAAGACCTGATTAATATCGGAGCGTATCAGAGAGGCTCCAATGCCCAGATCGACGAGTCGATCCATTATATCGACAGCATTTGGGATTTCACGAAGCAAAAGGTAGATGAGAAAGTAACGCTGGCTGAAGTGCAAGAATCCCTAATTTCTCAATTCTCAAGGAGCTGA
- a CDS encoding FliH/SctL family protein codes for MSKLIKHSQYVPVDVLKRLEQARHHAGLTEEPAAEENREEAHYEDPAREAAEQARKQMLKDAQEFAESQVRNASLEAENIVESAKTEAEEWWSQRREQDEQFTSAVKAEAYQQGYQEGMAEADREMRLKLADMMEEASSVLQEAYKARDMIIQEAEPFLVELSCDIAEKIVDKQLTVEPLFTIELIRKNLARKREQGMISLCVSPAQFAFVNAAREELSLAVDSQAELQILPDSTVKDKGCVIRSSFGSIDARIDTQLAEIKKELVRIALDSDESRNGEEDA; via the coding sequence TTGTCTAAGCTGATCAAACACTCCCAATATGTTCCTGTAGATGTGCTGAAGAGACTGGAACAGGCCAGGCATCATGCCGGCCTTACCGAGGAGCCTGCCGCTGAAGAGAACCGGGAAGAAGCTCATTATGAGGACCCGGCCCGGGAAGCGGCAGAGCAGGCTCGCAAGCAGATGCTTAAGGATGCGCAGGAATTCGCCGAAAGCCAGGTACGAAACGCTTCCCTTGAAGCGGAGAACATTGTGGAGTCGGCGAAGACAGAGGCCGAGGAGTGGTGGAGTCAGCGTCGCGAGCAGGATGAGCAGTTTACCTCGGCAGTGAAAGCGGAAGCTTATCAGCAAGGCTATCAGGAAGGCATGGCAGAGGCTGATCGGGAAATGAGATTGAAGCTGGCTGATATGATGGAAGAAGCGAGCAGTGTGCTGCAGGAAGCTTACAAGGCAAGGGATATGATCATTCAGGAGGCTGAGCCGTTTCTGGTGGAGCTGAGCTGTGATATTGCCGAGAAGATTGTGGACAAGCAGTTGACGGTGGAACCGCTGTTCACGATAGAACTGATCCGCAAGAATCTGGCCCGCAAGCGTGAGCAGGGAATGATTTCGTTATGTGTCTCTCCGGCCCAGTTTGCTTTTGTCAATGCGGCCAGGGAGGAATTGTCACTGGCGGTTGACTCGCAGGCTGAGCTGCAGATTCTCCCTGATTCTACAGTGAAGGACAAGGGGTGTGTAATCCGCTCCTCCTTCGGCAGTATTGATGCACGTATCGATACCCAGCTGGCCGAGATCAAAAAAGAGCTTGTCCGGATCGCCCTGGACAGTGATGAGAGCAGAAATGGGGAAGAGGATGCTTGA
- the fliG gene encoding flagellar motor switch protein FliG yields the protein MAKASQQMLSGRQKAAILLITLGPEVSAQIFKHLRDEEIEQLTLEIANVRKVDSGEKESIMAEFHQICLAQEYISQGGINYAKEILEKALGSTKAMEVINRLTATLQVRPFDFARKADPNQILNFIQNENVQTIALVLSYLQFEQAAAILSSLPQEKQAEVARRIAVMDSTSPEVITQIERVLEQKLSATVTQDYTNAGGIESIVQILNGVDRGTERIILDSLEIQDPELAEEIKKRMFVFEDIVNVDNRAIQRIIRDIDNADLQLALKVASEEVRDVIFRNMSKRMAETFREEMEYMGPVRLRDVEEAQTRIVGTIRRLEESGEIIIARGGGDDIIV from the coding sequence ATGGCAAAAGCTAGCCAGCAGATGCTCAGCGGCCGCCAAAAGGCTGCGATTCTGCTAATTACACTCGGGCCGGAGGTTTCGGCACAAATCTTTAAACATCTAAGGGATGAGGAAATCGAACAGCTGACTCTGGAAATCGCCAACGTCCGCAAGGTGGACAGCGGTGAGAAAGAGTCGATCATGGCTGAGTTTCATCAGATTTGCCTCGCCCAAGAATATATTTCACAAGGCGGTATCAATTACGCCAAGGAAATTCTGGAGAAAGCGTTGGGATCGACCAAGGCGATGGAGGTTATCAACCGTTTGACCGCCACGCTGCAGGTTAGGCCTTTCGATTTTGCCCGTAAGGCTGATCCCAATCAGATTCTGAACTTTATCCAGAATGAGAATGTTCAGACGATAGCGCTGGTGTTGTCTTATCTGCAATTTGAACAGGCGGCAGCGATTCTGTCGTCCTTGCCGCAGGAGAAGCAAGCTGAAGTTGCGCGCAGAATTGCCGTGATGGACAGCACTTCTCCCGAAGTTATCACCCAGATTGAGCGGGTGCTGGAACAAAAGCTGTCGGCAACTGTTACTCAGGACTATACGAATGCCGGAGGCATCGAGTCGATTGTACAGATTCTGAATGGCGTAGACCGGGGAACAGAGCGGATCATTCTGGATTCCCTGGAGATTCAGGACCCGGAGCTTGCCGAAGAGATCAAGAAGCGGATGTTTGTGTTCGAGGATATCGTCAATGTCGACAACCGTGCAATCCAGCGGATTATCCGCGACATCGACAACGCCGATTTGCAGCTGGCGCTCAAGGTGGCGAGCGAAGAGGTGCGGGATGTTATTTTCCGCAACATGTCCAAACGGATGGCGGAAACCTTCCGCGAGGAAATGGAGTACATGGGACCGGTTCGGCTGCGTGATGTGGAAGAAGCCCAGACCCGCATAGTCGGAACGATCCGCAGACTGGAAGAATCCGGTGAGATCATCATCGCCCGTGGTGGAGGAGATGACATAATTGTCTAA
- the fliF gene encoding flagellar basal-body MS-ring/collar protein FliF: MNERLAQYREKITLYWNRFSGKQKILFFSTLFIIILIIVVLTMQLSKTEYEVAFKDLDSTDSAGVMTFLDSAGIPYRLSPDGQSISVPSTDAARIKVNIGSQGIVQGGSIGFKVFDESSSMIGTTDSEFNVKYNNAINGEVEQLMRRMQGIKDAKVLVNLPKETVFASQADQEQASASVVLSFDPGFRPSQDNIDGYFNLVKTAVPNLPVENITIANNEVELMPTAKGGQAGVSSQVEENFALQKKFEEEVKKNVKQFLSTLTGPDKVDVLVFSKLNFDKENRQENIVAPVDAENMKGIEISSQIISKTYSGQANTDGGVAGTGSEDVAGYPAGTDSGTSTSEESSETRNFEVSRITKDIIASPYSVKDLTINVAVEPPNGATTLDDTTNDAIEDILVNIVRASLADSGTDYTDADLLKKVSVYSQQFGGGAAEDAAGGLATWMIWAIGAVALLLGAGGGYLFYRSRKQPVEEEEEDIPLQVPTEFPSINMESVTNESQVRKQLESLAKKKPDEFVNLLRTWLADEQR; encoded by the coding sequence GTGAATGAAAGATTGGCCCAGTACAGAGAGAAAATAACACTGTATTGGAACAGATTCAGCGGTAAACAGAAGATTTTATTCTTCTCCACACTGTTTATCATCATTTTAATAATCGTAGTTTTGACCATGCAATTATCCAAGACAGAATATGAAGTGGCTTTTAAGGACCTGGACAGTACGGATTCAGCAGGGGTTATGACCTTTCTGGATTCAGCCGGCATCCCTTATCGTCTAAGCCCTGACGGGCAGAGCATTTCGGTGCCGAGTACAGACGCTGCACGGATTAAAGTGAATATCGGTTCGCAAGGAATTGTGCAGGGTGGATCTATCGGTTTTAAGGTCTTTGATGAAAGCTCGTCCATGATAGGGACGACTGACAGTGAATTTAATGTGAAGTACAACAACGCCATCAACGGTGAAGTTGAGCAGCTGATGCGGCGCATGCAAGGAATTAAGGACGCCAAGGTGCTCGTCAATCTGCCCAAAGAAACAGTATTTGCTTCCCAGGCGGATCAGGAGCAGGCTTCTGCTTCCGTAGTGTTATCCTTTGATCCGGGGTTCAGACCAAGCCAGGACAATATCGATGGCTACTTCAACCTTGTTAAGACTGCGGTACCCAACCTGCCGGTTGAGAATATTACCATAGCGAACAACGAGGTCGAACTGATGCCAACCGCCAAAGGCGGGCAAGCCGGCGTATCCAGCCAGGTTGAAGAGAACTTCGCCCTTCAGAAGAAATTTGAAGAAGAAGTGAAGAAGAATGTGAAACAATTTCTCAGCACGCTTACAGGTCCCGATAAAGTTGATGTTCTGGTGTTCTCCAAGCTGAACTTTGACAAGGAGAATCGCCAAGAGAATATTGTTGCGCCGGTGGATGCTGAGAATATGAAGGGTATTGAAATCAGTTCGCAAATTATCAGCAAAACGTATTCAGGCCAGGCTAACACGGACGGTGGGGTTGCGGGTACAGGCTCTGAGGATGTCGCGGGCTATCCGGCAGGAACGGATTCTGGTACATCTACCTCTGAAGAATCATCGGAGACGAGGAACTTTGAGGTTAGTAGAATCACTAAGGATATTATTGCAAGCCCTTATTCTGTTAAAGATTTAACCATAAATGTTGCAGTTGAACCACCTAACGGAGCAACAACTTTGGATGATACAACAAATGATGCTATAGAGGACATCCTGGTTAATATTGTCCGCGCCTCATTAGCTGATTCTGGAACTGATTATACAGACGCTGATTTATTGAAAAAAGTTTCGGTGTACTCACAACAATTTGGCGGCGGAGCTGCCGAAGACGCGGCTGGCGGACTGGCAACCTGGATGATCTGGGCGATTGGAGCAGTTGCCCTCCTGCTGGGCGCAGGCGGCGGATACTTATTCTACCGCAGCCGTAAACAGCCGGTGGAAGAGGAAGAAGAGGACATTCCGCTTCAGGTTCCTACAGAGTTCCCTTCTATAAATATGGAGAGCGTGACGAACGAAAGCCAGGTTCGCAAGCAGCTTGAGAGCCTGGCTAAGAAGAAACCGGACGAATTCGTAAATCTGCTGCGCACCTGGCTTGCAGATGAACAGAGGTGA
- the fliE gene encoding flagellar hook-basal body complex protein FliE, with protein sequence MIQNISIGTGAIQQLTMKTAAAEASPTPAGSMQSFGSYLENALNQVADQETQAKEMNNRFVLGEVNVDEALISSQQALLSLQLTTQVRNKMIEAYQEIMRTQI encoded by the coding sequence ATGATACAGAATATATCTATAGGCACCGGTGCGATTCAACAGCTTACCATGAAGACGGCGGCGGCCGAAGCTTCACCCACTCCGGCCGGCTCCATGCAGAGCTTCGGCTCATATCTGGAGAATGCGCTAAATCAGGTGGCTGACCAGGAAACGCAAGCCAAAGAGATGAACAACAGATTTGTGCTTGGAGAAGTGAATGTGGATGAAGCGCTGATTTCTTCCCAGCAAGCCTTGCTCAGCCTGCAGCTGACCACACAGGTCCGCAACAAAATGATTGAAGCCTATCAGGAAATTATGAGAACGCAGATTTAA
- the flgC gene encoding flagellar basal body rod protein FlgC: MNFGSSLGISASALTAQRLRMDVISSNIANAETTRASVVDGKAVPYKRKLVVMETADQSSFSNILNSQMNGTQAGVKVSSIINDTSPLKPVYNPGHPDADESGYVYMPNVDMVKEMVDMMSASRSYDANVTMLNASKAMVMKALEIGR; the protein is encoded by the coding sequence ATGAACTTTGGCAGTAGTTTAGGAATTAGCGCTTCAGCCTTAACCGCCCAGCGGCTGCGCATGGATGTGATTTCATCCAATATTGCGAATGCGGAGACAACACGTGCATCTGTGGTGGATGGCAAGGCCGTTCCTTACAAGCGTAAGCTTGTGGTTATGGAAACGGCAGACCAGAGCAGCTTCTCCAATATCTTGAACTCCCAAATGAACGGAACCCAGGCTGGAGTCAAGGTGAGCTCCATTATAAATGATACCTCGCCGCTTAAACCGGTATACAACCCGGGACATCCTGACGCGGATGAGAGTGGATATGTATATATGCCCAATGTTGATATGGTCAAAGAGATGGTGGACATGATGTCGGCTTCACGTTCATATGACGCCAACGTCACGATGCTTAATGCTTCTAAGGCCATGGTAATGAAGGCGCTTGAGATTGGCCGTTAA
- the flgB gene encoding flagellar basal body rod protein FlgB yields MGLLNGVSFQRLQGGIDAANDRHVVLANNVANQDIPNFKRSDVSFESILQQQEGGLKPTLNAKVTDNRHFQFGTNTLVPAAVVSTDETTSMNNNGNNVDIEREMSLAAENQLRYNSYVGQLNNQISMLRTVIEGR; encoded by the coding sequence ATGGGTTTGTTAAACGGTGTCAGTTTTCAGCGATTACAGGGCGGCATTGATGCAGCCAATGATCGACATGTTGTGCTGGCCAATAATGTGGCTAACCAGGATATACCGAATTTCAAGCGCTCTGATGTTTCATTCGAGAGCATCCTGCAGCAGCAGGAGGGCGGACTGAAACCCACGCTGAATGCCAAAGTGACAGACAACCGCCATTTTCAGTTCGGAACCAATACTTTAGTACCAGCCGCAGTTGTCAGCACAGATGAAACTACCTCTATGAACAACAATGGCAATAATGTGGATATAGAGCGGGAAATGTCGCTTGCGGCAGAGAATCAGCTTCGGTACAATTCTTATGTAGGGCAGCTGAACAATCAGATTAGCATGCTGCGCACTGTAATTGAGGGGAGATAG
- the hslU gene encoding ATP-dependent protease ATPase subunit HslU, with product MLNQSLTPRQIVAELDKYIVGQKLAKKSVAVALRNRYRRSLLAEELRDEVVPKNILMIGPTGVGKTEIARRLAKLVNAPFIKVEATKFTEVGYVGRDVESMVRDLVETSIRMVKLERTEKVKDRAEELANERIVSILVPSSSKNKSQRNPFEMIFGGNGAGAEETKEETEDGSLSERRRGVRFKLLAGQLEEDIIEIDVEDSSPTMLDMFAGQGNDQMGMNMQEMFGSLLPKRTKKRKLPIREARKVLTQDEATKLIDMDDVIQESVSRAEQTGIIFIDEIDKVASQGKGSGPDVSREGVQRDILPIVEGSTVMTKYGPVKTDYVLFMAAGAFHIAKPSDLIPELQGRFPIRVELSSLTLEDFVSILTEPENALTKQYVNLLKTENIDVQFQKEAIYEIAKIAASVNQNMENIGARRLHTILEKLLEDLSFEAPELTLDTMVITPEYVREKLASIAQDRDLSQYIL from the coding sequence ATGTTGAATCAATCGCTTACACCCCGTCAAATTGTAGCTGAGCTGGATAAATATATCGTCGGCCAGAAGCTGGCTAAGAAGTCGGTAGCCGTGGCTTTGCGCAATCGTTACCGCCGCAGTCTGCTGGCCGAGGAGCTGCGTGATGAAGTCGTTCCCAAGAATATTCTCATGATTGGACCTACCGGTGTCGGCAAGACCGAGATTGCCCGGCGGCTGGCGAAGCTAGTTAATGCACCGTTTATTAAAGTGGAAGCCACCAAGTTCACGGAGGTTGGTTATGTAGGCCGTGATGTGGAATCCATGGTGCGTGATCTGGTCGAAACCTCAATCCGGATGGTGAAGCTGGAACGGACCGAGAAGGTTAAGGACCGGGCAGAGGAGCTGGCGAACGAGCGGATCGTTTCGATTCTCGTCCCCTCCTCCTCCAAGAATAAATCGCAGCGCAATCCGTTTGAAATGATCTTTGGCGGCAACGGTGCCGGAGCCGAGGAGACCAAAGAGGAGACCGAAGACGGCAGCCTGAGTGAACGCCGCCGTGGCGTCCGATTTAAGCTGCTGGCCGGACAGCTGGAAGAGGACATCATCGAAATTGATGTGGAGGACAGCTCTCCAACCATGCTGGATATGTTTGCCGGTCAGGGCAATGACCAGATGGGCATGAATATGCAGGAGATGTTCGGTAGTCTGCTGCCGAAGCGCACCAAGAAACGCAAGCTGCCGATCCGCGAAGCGCGCAAGGTGCTAACCCAGGATGAAGCCACCAAGCTGATTGATATGGATGATGTGATCCAGGAGTCTGTTTCGCGCGCGGAACAGACTGGGATCATTTTCATTGACGAAATCGATAAAGTGGCCAGCCAGGGAAAAGGCTCCGGGCCCGATGTTTCACGTGAAGGGGTTCAGCGGGATATTCTGCCGATCGTCGAGGGCTCCACAGTGATGACCAAATACGGGCCTGTGAAGACCGATTACGTGCTATTTATGGCAGCGGGTGCCTTTCATATTGCCAAACCTTCGGACCTTATACCGGAGCTTCAAGGGCGTTTTCCAATCCGTGTAGAGCTGAGCAGTCTTACTCTGGAGGATTTCGTCTCGATTCTGACTGAACCGGAGAACGCGCTGACCAAGCAATACGTCAATCTGCTGAAGACAGAGAACATCGATGTGCAGTTCCAGAAGGAAGCCATCTACGAGATTGCCAAAATCGCCGCCTCGGTTAATCAGAATATGGAGAATATTGGCGCACGGCGTCTGCACACCATTTTGGAGAAGCTGCTCGAGGATTTGTCTTTCGAGGCTCCTGAGCTGACTTTGGATACCATGGTGATCACTCCGGAGTATGTTCGTGAGAAATTAGCCAGCATCGCACAGGATCGTGACCTCAGTCAGTATATTCTATAG
- the hslV gene encoding ATP-dependent protease subunit HslV, which translates to MLPSFHATTICAVRHNGQSAIAGDGQVTFGESVIMKTTAKKVRRLYRGQVIAGFAGSVADAITLFEKFEGKLEEHHGNLQRAAVELAKDWRQDRILRKLEALMIVMDKEGMLLISGNGEIIEPDDDVLAIGSGGNFALASGRALKRHAPQLAAADIAREALQIASEICVYTNSNIIVEHL; encoded by the coding sequence ATGTTACCCAGCTTTCATGCTACAACCATTTGTGCAGTGAGACATAACGGCCAGTCCGCCATCGCTGGAGATGGCCAGGTTACCTTCGGAGAAAGCGTGATTATGAAGACGACCGCCAAGAAGGTGCGCCGTCTGTACAGAGGGCAGGTTATTGCCGGGTTTGCCGGGTCGGTAGCCGATGCCATTACGTTATTCGAGAAATTCGAAGGCAAGCTGGAAGAACACCATGGCAATCTGCAGCGGGCAGCGGTTGAGCTGGCCAAGGACTGGCGGCAGGACCGCATCCTGCGCAAGCTGGAGGCGCTGATGATCGTGATGGACAAAGAGGGCATGCTGCTGATCTCCGGCAACGGCGAGATTATTGAGCCTGATGATGATGTGCTGGCCATTGGCTCTGGCGGCAATTTCGCGCTCGCTTCGGGGCGGGCCCTGAAACGCCATGCCCCGCAGCTTGCTGCGGCGGATATCGCCAGAGAAGCCCTGCAGATTGCTTCCGAGATTTGTGTATATACGAATTCGAATATTATTGTAGAACATCTGTAA